One genomic window of Marinobacter adhaerens HP15 includes the following:
- the gluQRS gene encoding tRNA glutamyl-Q(34) synthetase GluQRS: MNNPQYRGRFAPSPTGPLHFGSLVTALASFLEARSQGGQWFIRIEDLDPLREPPEATGQIIASLDAHGLFPDEPVRFQSRRHDAYQHAVNRLLESGYAYRCRCSRKELQANEGRHPNQCRTRTKIDGDRPFAIRFALEDEDCHWQDQLLGPQHQTVQAELDDPVILRKEGFYAYQLAVVVDDIDQGITDVVRGSDLLDMTAQQQQIYRALGALPPRWLHIPVILNEQGQKLSKQTHAPALDDDKPVDNLFMALVALGQNPPANLASGSLDSLLEWGRSNWRRGAIHLTSR, translated from the coding sequence ATGAACAACCCTCAATACCGGGGCAGGTTTGCGCCCTCTCCGACAGGCCCGCTGCACTTTGGCTCCCTCGTTACCGCACTTGCCAGCTTTCTGGAAGCCCGCAGCCAGGGCGGCCAGTGGTTTATCCGCATTGAAGACCTGGATCCTCTGAGAGAGCCGCCGGAGGCGACCGGCCAGATCATTGCCAGCCTTGACGCCCACGGGCTGTTTCCCGACGAGCCGGTACGCTTTCAATCCAGACGTCACGACGCCTATCAGCACGCCGTTAACCGGCTGCTTGAAAGCGGCTACGCGTATCGCTGCCGGTGCTCGCGCAAGGAATTGCAGGCCAATGAGGGGCGCCACCCGAACCAGTGCCGCACTCGCACAAAAATTGACGGTGACCGGCCATTCGCAATCCGCTTTGCCCTCGAAGACGAAGACTGCCACTGGCAGGACCAGCTGCTGGGACCCCAGCACCAGACGGTGCAAGCAGAGCTTGACGATCCGGTCATTCTCCGCAAGGAGGGGTTCTACGCCTATCAACTGGCGGTGGTGGTCGATGACATTGATCAGGGCATCACGGACGTGGTGCGTGGTTCGGATCTGCTGGACATGACGGCGCAGCAGCAACAGATTTATCGTGCCCTGGGTGCTCTTCCTCCACGCTGGCTTCACATCCCGGTCATACTCAACGAGCAGGGTCAGAAGCTGAGCAAGCAGACCCATGCGCCAGCGCTTGATGATGACAAGCCTGTCGACAACCTGTTCATGGCGCTCGTTGCCCTTGGCCAGAACCCGCCTGCCAACCTTGCCAGCGGTTCGCTGGATTCGCTGCTGGAGTGGGGCCGGAGTAACTGGCGACGGGGCGCCATCCACCTGACATCCCGGTGA
- a CDS encoding sigma-54-dependent transcriptional regulator has protein sequence MPRILIVEDEDIIRSAVRKLLLHAGYEVADAASVEEAEQNHEPDQFDLIISDLRLPGAAGTELINRAPNTPVLIMTSYASLRSAVDSMKMGAVEYIAKPFDHDEMLAAVENILARKPAGRNSGDDSAPALETPESSDPANIMFGQCEPMQRVFTLIRKVAPTETTVLIQGESGTGKELAARALHLLSPRAAKPLISVNCAAIPESLIESELFGHEKGAFTGAVSARTGLIEAADGGSLFLDEIGELPAEAQARLLRVLQESEIRKVGSTQSRTVNVRMIAATHRNLKAMTRTGEFREDLYYRLNVMQIRIPPLRERQSDILGLARRFLKRQGERMGKPDLNLSPEAMRALERHRWPGNVRELENAIERATILCDGDVITPSLLDLDSEGSDEYIPETLVDGNNEQTHTREVDASNDLSLEDYFQHFVLENQDRMSETELAQKLGISRKSLWERRQRLGIPRKKSSGN, from the coding sequence ATGCCTCGCATTCTGATCGTGGAAGACGAAGACATTATTCGCTCGGCAGTGCGCAAACTGTTGTTGCATGCCGGCTATGAGGTCGCCGATGCGGCCTCCGTTGAGGAAGCCGAACAGAACCACGAACCCGATCAGTTCGATCTGATCATTTCCGACCTGCGCCTGCCAGGCGCAGCGGGCACCGAACTGATCAATCGCGCACCCAACACGCCGGTGCTGATCATGACCAGCTATGCCAGCCTGAGATCAGCGGTGGACTCCATGAAAATGGGCGCCGTTGAGTACATCGCCAAACCGTTTGATCACGATGAAATGCTGGCCGCGGTCGAAAACATTCTGGCCCGGAAACCCGCCGGCCGGAACTCGGGTGACGACTCGGCACCAGCCCTGGAAACGCCGGAAAGCAGCGATCCTGCCAACATCATGTTCGGCCAGTGTGAGCCAATGCAGAGGGTGTTCACGCTGATCCGTAAAGTAGCACCGACAGAAACCACTGTCCTGATCCAGGGCGAATCAGGAACCGGCAAGGAGTTGGCGGCCCGCGCCCTGCACCTGCTCAGCCCGCGCGCTGCCAAGCCGCTAATTTCGGTCAACTGCGCGGCCATCCCCGAAAGCCTGATTGAATCGGAACTGTTCGGCCATGAAAAGGGCGCTTTCACCGGCGCGGTATCGGCCAGGACCGGCCTGATCGAGGCCGCCGATGGCGGCAGCCTGTTTCTGGACGAAATCGGCGAACTGCCGGCCGAAGCCCAGGCACGCCTGCTACGGGTTCTGCAAGAGAGCGAGATCCGGAAAGTCGGCTCCACCCAGAGCCGTACCGTCAACGTGCGGATGATTGCCGCCACCCACCGAAACCTCAAGGCCATGACGCGTACCGGAGAATTCCGGGAAGACCTCTACTACCGGTTGAACGTCATGCAGATCCGCATCCCGCCGCTGCGTGAGCGCCAGAGCGACATCCTGGGACTGGCCCGCCGCTTCCTGAAACGCCAGGGCGAGAGAATGGGCAAGCCCGATCTCAATCTAAGCCCCGAGGCGATGCGCGCCCTCGAACGCCATCGCTGGCCGGGAAACGTACGGGAACTGGAGAACGCCATTGAGCGCGCAACCATCCTGTGTGACGGCGACGTGATCACGCCCTCATTGCTGGACCTGGACAGCGAAGGTAGCGACGAATACATCCCCGAGACTCTCGTGGACGGCAACAACGAGCAGACACATACCCGGGAGGTGGACGCGTCCAACGATCTCTCCCTCGAAGATTACTTCCAGCATTTTGTTCTCGAGAACCAGGACCGCATGAGCGAGACAGAATTGGCCCAGAAACTGGGCATCAGCCGAAAATCGCTCTGGGAACGTCGCCAGCGTCTCGGCATACCCCGGAAAAAATCCTCTGGCAACTGA
- the dksA gene encoding RNA polymerase-binding protein DksA, producing MATTAEQPRERFTNFTPYEMKKGEEYMSADMLQHFKDLLLQWKQELMEEVDRTMHHMQEDAANYADPSDRATQEEEFSLELRTRDRERKLIKKIDQTIDRIDKDDYGFCDQCGVEIGIRRLEARPTATLCIDCKTLAEIRERQTGI from the coding sequence ATGGCAACTACTGCAGAACAACCACGCGAACGTTTTACCAACTTCACCCCCTATGAAATGAAGAAGGGTGAAGAGTACATGAGTGCGGATATGCTCCAGCACTTCAAAGATCTGCTGCTGCAATGGAAGCAGGAGCTGATGGAAGAAGTCGACCGCACCATGCACCACATGCAGGAAGACGCCGCAAATTACGCGGATCCCAGCGATCGCGCAACCCAGGAGGAAGAATTCAGCCTGGAGCTGCGTACCCGCGACCGAGAGCGGAAGCTGATCAAGAAGATTGACCAGACCATCGACCGCATCGACAAAGACGACTATGGCTTCTGCGATCAGTGTGGCGTGGAAATCGGTATCCGCCGTCTGGAAGCTCGACCAACAGCCACCCTGTGCATCGACTGCAAGACACTGGCCGAGATTCGCGAACGCCAGACCGGCATCTGA
- a CDS encoding ATP-binding protein, with amino-acid sequence MSFSPSGLLLASLLYLILLFGIAWFTEKGMVPRRWVRHPLVYVLSLGVYAGIWAVYGAVGMAAESGYGFLAYYLGISGAFLLAPVLLNPVMRIGRAYQLTSLADLFAYRYRSQWAGTLVTLCSGGAILALLSMQIQAVATSASILAPDTSPAVISVMFSLIVVLFAMLFGARRDQNSENHQGLVLAIAFDSLVKLVALLVLGGVILFGVFDGMSGLESWLDNRTSPATTMTLSIDDGSWRALMLMSFAAALVLPHMYHMTFSENPSPKALAKASWGLPLYLLLLGLPVPLILWGGQELAVTTGPGFFAIGAAQAMESPALTLLMYIAGLSAASGLMIVSTLALAGMALNHVVLPLKTPKDQGDIYRWLQWIKRLLIAVIIFLALLFHEVVGKNLDLSILGAISLSGTLQLLPGALGVIYWPEGNRRGLIAGLVVGLAIWVVTLVLPFSHTANLLAWLDAPLIPDYSNWHIFTFVSLTANITVFALISILSTSTSEENSAAQACSLGALSRPQRRELLATSSSDFVRQLAEPLGYGVARREVERALGQLKLPNVEYRPYQLRRLRDQVEINLSGLLGPSVARDMVKRHLGFKPMAQGGTAQDIRYVERALGDYQNRLTGLAGELDNLRRHYRQTLQNLPIPACSVGEDGEILMWNHAMEALTGITADDVVGARLMALPEHWHLLLDDFNRGPDLHRYKHRLDLRGKPHWLNLHKAALSGPDHTEGGSIILVEDQTETRLLEDELMHSERLASVGRLAAGVAHEIGNPVTGISSLAQNLKLETDNPDILDTADQIQQQTRRISTILQSLMNFARTGNHAQANRYEPVAIHRCVEESINLLSLSDKGLGIHYVNDCPPSLQVLGDEQRLVQVFVNLLANARDASPEGGTIRVSGKGDGYSAIIEVVDEGSGIPGDQLDHIFEPFYTTKAPNKGTGLGLSLVYSIIEEHYGNVQVESPANADTGRGTCVRLRLPAYEPETGTIAISQNQRS; translated from the coding sequence ATGAGTTTTAGTCCCTCCGGCCTGCTGCTCGCCAGCCTCCTGTATCTGATTCTGCTGTTCGGCATCGCCTGGTTTACCGAAAAAGGCATGGTCCCCCGGCGCTGGGTTCGCCACCCCCTGGTTTATGTGCTCAGCCTGGGCGTCTATGCCGGCATATGGGCGGTCTACGGCGCGGTTGGTATGGCCGCCGAATCCGGCTACGGCTTTCTGGCTTACTATCTCGGCATCAGCGGCGCTTTCCTGCTGGCGCCTGTGCTTCTGAACCCGGTCATGAGGATCGGACGCGCCTATCAGCTCACGTCCCTCGCCGATCTGTTTGCCTACCGCTACCGAAGCCAGTGGGCTGGCACCCTGGTCACCCTCTGCTCCGGCGGGGCCATTCTGGCCTTGCTGAGCATGCAGATACAGGCCGTCGCCACCTCTGCCAGCATTCTTGCGCCGGACACATCGCCTGCGGTAATCAGCGTGATGTTCAGCTTGATCGTGGTGCTTTTCGCCATGCTATTCGGGGCAAGGCGCGACCAGAACTCGGAAAACCATCAGGGGCTGGTGCTGGCCATTGCTTTTGATTCGCTGGTGAAACTTGTGGCATTGCTGGTGCTCGGAGGCGTCATTCTCTTCGGGGTCTTTGACGGCATGAGCGGACTGGAAAGCTGGCTGGACAACCGGACGTCGCCAGCCACAACCATGACCCTGAGCATTGACGACGGCAGTTGGCGGGCACTGATGCTGATGTCCTTTGCCGCTGCTCTGGTACTGCCACACATGTACCACATGACCTTCAGCGAAAACCCCTCGCCCAAGGCCCTGGCAAAAGCCAGCTGGGGCCTGCCACTCTACCTGTTGCTGCTCGGCCTGCCGGTGCCCCTGATTCTCTGGGGAGGCCAGGAGCTGGCGGTGACCACAGGGCCCGGATTCTTTGCCATCGGGGCAGCCCAGGCCATGGAAAGCCCGGCACTGACACTGCTGATGTACATTGCCGGGCTGTCAGCGGCCAGCGGCCTGATGATCGTCAGCACCTTGGCACTGGCGGGCATGGCGCTGAACCACGTGGTGTTGCCCCTGAAAACCCCGAAAGACCAGGGCGATATCTACCGGTGGCTGCAGTGGATCAAGCGCCTGCTCATCGCCGTGATCATTTTCCTGGCGCTGCTGTTTCATGAAGTTGTCGGCAAAAACCTCGACCTGTCCATTCTCGGCGCCATTTCCCTCTCCGGCACTTTGCAACTGCTGCCCGGCGCCCTGGGCGTGATTTACTGGCCCGAGGGCAATCGCCGCGGCCTGATCGCCGGCCTTGTTGTCGGGCTGGCCATCTGGGTGGTGACGCTCGTGCTGCCATTCTCGCACACGGCCAATCTGCTGGCCTGGCTGGATGCGCCACTGATACCGGACTACAGCAACTGGCATATCTTCACGTTCGTAAGCCTGACTGCCAACATTACCGTGTTTGCGCTGATTTCCATCCTCAGCACCAGCACCAGTGAGGAGAACAGCGCAGCCCAGGCCTGCTCACTGGGCGCACTGTCCCGTCCGCAACGCCGTGAATTGCTGGCCACGTCCTCCAGTGACTTTGTGAGACAGTTAGCGGAGCCGCTGGGCTACGGTGTGGCGCGGCGAGAAGTGGAGCGGGCACTGGGCCAGTTGAAACTGCCCAATGTGGAGTATCGGCCGTACCAGCTCAGGCGACTGCGCGACCAGGTGGAAATAAACCTGTCTGGCCTGCTCGGCCCCTCCGTAGCCCGGGACATGGTCAAGCGCCATCTCGGCTTCAAGCCCATGGCCCAGGGCGGCACTGCCCAGGACATCCGCTATGTAGAACGCGCCCTCGGCGACTACCAGAACCGATTGACCGGCCTGGCCGGCGAGCTGGACAACCTGCGCCGGCATTACCGCCAGACCCTTCAGAACCTGCCGATTCCTGCCTGCTCCGTGGGCGAGGACGGTGAAATCCTGATGTGGAACCACGCCATGGAGGCGCTCACCGGCATCACCGCCGATGACGTGGTCGGTGCCAGGCTTATGGCACTGCCCGAGCACTGGCACCTGCTGCTTGATGACTTCAACCGTGGCCCGGACCTGCATCGCTACAAGCACCGGCTGGACCTGCGTGGCAAACCCCACTGGCTGAACCTTCACAAAGCGGCCCTGAGCGGACCGGACCACACCGAAGGTGGCAGCATTATCCTGGTGGAGGACCAGACCGAAACGCGGCTCCTTGAGGACGAACTGATGCACAGCGAACGGCTGGCATCGGTGGGAAGGCTCGCCGCCGGTGTCGCCCACGAGATCGGGAACCCGGTCACCGGTATCTCCTCCCTGGCCCAGAACCTGAAACTGGAAACCGACAACCCGGACATCCTGGACACCGCGGACCAGATCCAGCAGCAGACCCGGCGCATCTCTACCATTTTGCAGTCGCTGATGAACTTTGCCCGCACCGGCAATCATGCCCAGGCCAACCGGTACGAGCCGGTAGCGATTCATCGCTGTGTGGAAGAATCGATCAACCTGCTGTCGCTCAGCGACAAGGGCCTGGGCATTCACTATGTCAACGACTGCCCGCCCTCTTTGCAGGTGCTGGGAGATGAGCAGCGTCTGGTCCAGGTATTCGTCAACCTGCTGGCGAACGCCCGCGATGCCTCACCGGAAGGCGGTACCATCCGGGTCAGTGGAAAGGGCGATGGCTACTCCGCTATCATCGAGGTGGTTGATGAGGGCTCCGGTATTCCCGGGGATCAACTCGATCATATCTTCGAGCCGTTTTACACCACCAAGGCTCCCAACAAGGGAACCGGTCTTGGCCTGTCGCTGGTGTACAGCATTATTGAAGAGCACTATGGCAACGTTCAGGTGGAAAGCCCGGCTAATGCCGACACCGGCCGCGGAACCTGCGTGAGGCTGAGATTGCCAGCCTACGAACCGGAAACCGGCACTATTGCCATCAGCCAGAACCAAAGGTCTTGA